The nucleotide sequence GCCGGCATCAAGCACGGCGCCCGGCGCAATGTCCGGTCAATCATCCAGCCCTGCGTCCGATGCAAGGCCCGATCCAGCCTCCGGCCTCATGCGTATCACGTCGCCACGGTTGGAGCTGATCGCGTCGACGACAGCACTTCTGGAGATGGAGTTGGTGTCTCCGCAACAACTCGGTGTAGCTCTTGGTGCGCAGGTTCCCGACGGATGGCCGCCGGGGGAGTACGATGAGAACGCCATCCGCTGGCTCCTCGACCGGTTGAAGGCGCAGCCCGAGGCCGCCGGATGGTTCGCATGGTACGCGTTGTTGAAGGGTGAACCTGCGCCCGGTGCGATGCCGCATCTTGTTGCCGCGGGAGGGTATACGGGTCCGCCTGATGAAGAGAACAAGGTGGAGATCGGCTACTCGGTTGTTCCCGCGTTCGGCAAGAGGGGGATCGCCACCGAGATGGTGGCCGCGCTCGTGCAACATGCCTTTACCGATGTCCGCACTACTCGCGTCATCGCTCATACGTATCCGTCCAATGTGGGTTCGATCAGGGTGTTGGAGAAGAATGGGTTTATGTTGGAAGGTCCCGGGAGTGAAGAGGGGACGGTTCGGTATGGGAGGGAACGGAATGCTACTGCTCCTTGAACTGGAAGAGACAAGGATGGAGCACCAACTGGTCTTTTGATTAACCGGCGGACTATTCGGCGCAGGAGTCCTTCATACGCTGATGATTTTTCTTGTCGTGTATTGTGCTTAAGAATATACCTTATAGGGTATAATAATTACTTCCGTATTCTATATTATACCCTTTAGGGTATTGTCTTCTATACAAACTTGACTTTTATACCCTTAAGGGTATATATTGCTTTCACATGGATAACCCGCTTATCACATTCGTAAAATCGCGTCGCAAGACGTTAGGTATGACACAGGAGGACCTTGCGCTCCGCGCAGGCGTTGGACTCCGTTTCGTGCGCGACCTGGAGCAAGGGAAGAAGACCCTGCGCGTGGACAAGGTTAATCAGGTGCTCGCCCTCTTCGGTCACGAGTTGGGTCCAGTACGGTCAATGCAGGAACCGAGCGATGAGTAGGACCGGGATCGTCTATTTCAGAGAAGCGCGTGCCGGACAGATCGTCGAAGACGAGCGTGGGTATCACTTCGTGTATGATCCAGGCTATGTGAAGGCCCCGGATTCGAAACCAGTAAGCCTGACACTTCCGTTGCGTGAAGAAGAATATCTCAGCCGTACGATGCTTCCATTCTTCGATGGTCTGATCCCGGAAGGATGGCTCCTCGATGTCGCACAGAAGAACTGGAAACTCGATTCCCGGGACAGGATGGGACTCCTC is from Ignavibacteriota bacterium and encodes:
- a CDS encoding GNAT family N-acetyltransferase, with product MRITSPRLELIASTTALLEMELVSPQQLGVALGAQVPDGWPPGEYDENAIRWLLDRLKAQPEAAGWFAWYALLKGEPAPGAMPHLVAAGGYTGPPDEENKVEIGYSVVPAFGKRGIATEMVAALVQHAFTDVRTTRVIAHTYPSNVGSIRVLEKNGFMLEGPGSEEGTVRYGRERNATAP
- a CDS encoding helix-turn-helix transcriptional regulator, encoding MDNPLITFVKSRRKTLGMTQEDLALRAGVGLRFVRDLEQGKKTLRVDKVNQVLALFGHELGPVRSMQEPSDE
- a CDS encoding HipA N-terminal domain-containing protein; translation: MSRTGIVYFREARAGQIVEDERGYHFVYDPGYVKAPDSKPVSLTLPLREEEYLSRTMLPFFDGLIPEGWLLDVAQKNWKLDSRDRMGLLLACCKDCIGAVSVQRNEEA